The following are from one region of the Blastocatellia bacterium genome:
- the mazG gene encoding nucleoside triphosphate pyrophosphohydrolase, with amino-acid sequence MSRPTFEDLVAVIHKLRSPGGCPWDREQTHNSLKPMLIEEAYEVIEAIEEENDQQLSSELGDLLLQIVFHADIANETNRFNLSDIIEQVHNKMIRRHPHVFGDEKASDSAEVLRNWEAIKAAEKQAAGEQKTSMLDSVSNAMPGLLEAFQLTTRAARVRFDWPNVKSCFDKLSEEVMELQVEIDKQNSNANNEKAIAEEIGDLLFMVVNIARLLNVDPESALKGANRKFRRRFGYIEKSLESKGKTPSDSNLEEMEEFWQEAKKLEKEVVKK; translated from the coding sequence TTGAGCCGTCCAACTTTTGAAGATTTAGTAGCAGTAATTCATAAATTACGCAGTCCTGGCGGATGTCCCTGGGATCGTGAGCAAACACATAACAGCTTAAAACCAATGTTAATAGAAGAAGCCTATGAAGTAATTGAAGCTATTGAGGAAGAAAATGATCAGCAGTTAAGCTCTGAACTTGGCGATTTACTGCTGCAAATAGTATTTCATGCTGATATTGCTAATGAGACTAATAGATTTAACCTAAGTGATATAATTGAACAAGTTCATAATAAAATGATTCGTCGGCATCCTCATGTTTTTGGAGATGAAAAGGCAAGCGATTCAGCAGAGGTTTTACGTAATTGGGAAGCTATAAAAGCAGCAGAAAAACAAGCCGCAGGTGAACAAAAAACTTCTATGCTAGATAGTGTGTCAAATGCTATGCCAGGGCTACTAGAAGCTTTTCAGCTAACAACACGTGCTGCACGTGTTCGCTTTGATTGGCCTAATGTAAAGAGTTGTTTTGATAAGCTTTCTGAAGAAGTTATGGAACTACAAGTAGAAATAGATAAGCAAAATAGCAATGCAAATAATGAGAAAGCAATTGCTGAAGAAATAGGAGATTTGCTTTTTATGGTGGTCAATATAGCACGTTTACTTAATGTTGATCCGGAAAGTGCCTTAAAAGGAGCTAATAGAAAGTTTCGCCGCCGTTTTGGATATATTGAGAAATCACTAGAAAGTAAAGGTAAAACACCTAGTGATAGTAATTTAGAGGAAATGGAAGAGTTTTGGCAAGAAGCTAAAAAGTTAGAAAAAGAAGTAGTTAAAAAATAA
- a CDS encoding TIGR00266 family protein has product MRYEMLYPGSSSLLKVYLDYGESIKAESGAMVAMSPTIDVSGQAEGGILKGLGRMLAGEKFFFQTLTANRGPGEVLLAPATPGEICPIELNGTYSYTLQKDGFFVGTSGIEISTQMQNLTKGLFSGEGFFVVRASGRGLLFVSSFGAIHPIDIPAGQEFIIDNSHLVAWPETTQYRIEKASSGWFSSFKSGEMLVCRFQGPGRVLIQTRNPQAFGTWIRGFVSPGGSSGGGGGLSTLTSLVD; this is encoded by the coding sequence ATGAGATATGAAATGTTATATCCAGGTTCTTCATCATTACTAAAAGTTTATTTAGATTATGGAGAATCTATAAAAGCTGAATCAGGCGCGATGGTTGCAATGAGTCCTACAATAGATGTTAGTGGACAAGCTGAAGGAGGAATACTAAAAGGTTTAGGGAGAATGCTTGCAGGTGAAAAGTTTTTCTTTCAAACCTTAACAGCTAATCGCGGGCCAGGGGAAGTTTTACTTGCTCCTGCAACACCTGGAGAAATTTGTCCAATAGAGCTAAATGGCACATATTCTTATACTTTACAAAAGGATGGCTTTTTTGTTGGAACAAGTGGAATAGAAATTTCTACTCAAATGCAAAACTTAACTAAAGGGCTATTTTCTGGAGAAGGGTTTTTTGTAGTAAGAGCTAGTGGTAGAGGACTACTTTTTGTTAGTTCTTTTGGTGCTATTCACCCAATAGATATCCCAGCAGGTCAGGAGTTTATCATTGATAACTCTCATCTTGTCGCCTGGCCAGAGACTACTCAATATAGAATTGAAAAAGCCTCGTCAGGTTGGTTTTCCTCCTTTAAGTCTGGCGAAATGTTGGTCTGTCGTTTTCAAGGGCCCGGGAGGGTTTTAATTCAAACTCGTAACCCACAAGCTTTTGGTACTTGGATCAGGGGATTTGTCTCTCCTGGAGGTTCTAGTGGTGGGGGGGGTGGGCTGTCTACATTAACTTCTTTAGTTGATTAA